The following proteins are co-located in the Chloroflexota bacterium genome:
- the amt gene encoding ammonium transporter — MTLFWSRGQPRWVATFRILAAVAMALAAFLIVRGVVLAAGDPGGADTLAAEPGAGVDFVWTLTSGALVFFMQAGFALLGAGLIRAKNTVNYLTKNILDFAAAGLSFWAFGYAFMFGGSGLPGMEDGNAFIGFSGFFLVRDAYDVSTTSFWFFQMVFAATTATIVAGAVAERTKVTAYLAYGFLVTALIYPIYGHWMWGGGWLGGEQLESWVGAAAVDFAGSGVVHTIGGVLALAGAATVGARLGKYGPNGEVRSIPGHNMVYVVIGMFVLFFGWFGFNGGSTVAGNDLRIAVIITNTFLAGATGAVTAAYLGLVRTGRISAASTSNGALAGLVGITAPCAFVAPWAAVIIGAIAAVLMLVSVHVVEHRLKIDDPVGASSVHGTAGVWGLLAVGIFADGTYGEVSGFIAGNGSQFVAQLIAAIVAVAWALTTGLLLFNVLKRTVGLRASREEELSGLDLPEHGESTYTHDDAEPEAEPAPEPAT, encoded by the coding sequence ATGACATTGTTCTGGTCGCGCGGCCAGCCCCGCTGGGTCGCGACCTTCCGAATTCTCGCCGCCGTCGCCATGGCGCTGGCGGCCTTTCTCATCGTTCGCGGCGTCGTTCTGGCCGCCGGCGATCCCGGCGGCGCGGACACCCTCGCGGCCGAGCCCGGCGCGGGCGTCGACTTCGTCTGGACGCTGACCTCCGGCGCGTTGGTGTTCTTTATGCAGGCCGGGTTTGCGCTGCTCGGCGCGGGCCTGATCCGCGCCAAGAACACCGTCAACTACCTGACGAAGAACATCCTGGACTTCGCCGCCGCCGGGCTGTCGTTCTGGGCCTTTGGGTACGCCTTCATGTTTGGCGGCTCGGGTCTGCCGGGAATGGAAGACGGCAACGCCTTCATCGGCTTTTCCGGGTTCTTCCTGGTGCGCGACGCATATGACGTGTCGACGACCAGCTTCTGGTTCTTCCAGATGGTCTTCGCCGCCACCACGGCCACGATCGTCGCCGGCGCGGTGGCCGAGCGCACCAAGGTGACGGCCTACCTGGCCTACGGCTTCCTCGTCACGGCGCTGATATACCCCATCTACGGTCACTGGATGTGGGGCGGCGGCTGGCTGGGCGGCGAGCAGCTCGAATCGTGGGTCGGCGCCGCCGCCGTGGACTTCGCCGGATCGGGCGTGGTGCACACCATCGGCGGAGTTCTGGCCCTGGCCGGCGCGGCCACCGTGGGCGCGCGGCTGGGCAAGTACGGACCCAACGGCGAAGTGCGGAGCATTCCCGGCCACAACATGGTCTACGTGGTGATCGGCATGTTCGTGCTGTTCTTCGGCTGGTTTGGCTTCAACGGCGGGAGCACGGTGGCGGGGAATGACCTGCGCATCGCGGTCATCATCACCAACACCTTCCTGGCCGGAGCCACCGGCGCGGTCACGGCCGCGTACCTGGGCCTGGTTCGCACGGGCCGCATCAGCGCGGCCAGCACCAGCAACGGCGCCCTGGCCGGGCTGGTGGGCATCACGGCGCCCTGCGCCTTCGTGGCGCCCTGGGCGGCGGTGATCATCGGCGCGATTGCGGCGGTGTTGATGCTGGTGAGCGTCCACGTCGTCGAGCACCGGCTCAAGATCGACGACCCGGTGGGCGCGTCGTCGGTGCACGGCACCGCCGGCGTGTGGGGCCTGCTGGCCGTCGGCATTTTCGCCGATGGCACCTACGGCGAGGTGAGCGGGTTTATTGCCGGCAACGGCTCGCAGTTCGTGGCGCAGCTCATCGCGGCCATCGTGGCCGTCGCGTGGGCGCTGACTACGGGACTGCTGCTGTTCAACGTCCTCAAGCGGACGGTCGGCCTGCGCGCCTCACGCGAGGAGGAGCTGAGCGGGTTGGATCTGCCGGAGCACGGCGAGTCGACGTATACGCACGACGACGCCGAGCCCGAGGCGGAACCGGCGCCAGAGCCAGCGACCTAG
- a CDS encoding FAD-binding protein, with product MTLAARARAVVGAANVVDDPDALWTYAYDATMGYRGQPAVVAFPKSESEVRRLVRAAVAADVPCLARGGATSLAASAVPPPQSLVIDTNRMQAIEEFDADARRAVVQPGVVTHAFRDFAAAHGLCYPPDPSSEAGSTLGGNVATNAGGASAFKYGVTRDFVTRLRAVTARGEVIEAARPADGPVVDALVGSEGTLGIVTRIEVRLIEPPPARTVRAAAFDTPTDALAVVPSLLEAGLVPAKLEFLDAQTIQAIERARPRGLPEDAGAVLLVELDGEPEAVRADELLLLEVVDRQSAGVEVVGATVAERWWAARRGLTASLSRIRPAKIGEDICVPRRALPDTYARIRGEAERRGVPIAIFGHAADGTLHPNMLYDPNDPPEREAAAAMLGVIADVGLAAGGVLSGEHGLGRVKRGFVSQAMTPATLDAMRALKQAFDPDQRLNPGAMWPAG from the coding sequence ATGACCCTCGCCGCCCGCGCCCGCGCCGTCGTCGGCGCCGCCAACGTCGTCGACGATCCGGACGCCCTGTGGACCTATGCCTATGACGCCACGATGGGCTATCGCGGGCAACCGGCCGTCGTGGCGTTCCCGAAGAGCGAGTCGGAGGTCCGGCGGCTCGTTCGTGCGGCGGTCGCCGCCGACGTTCCCTGCCTGGCGCGGGGCGGCGCCACCAGCCTCGCGGCCTCCGCCGTTCCGCCGCCGCAATCCCTGGTCATCGACACCAATCGCATGCAGGCGATCGAGGAGTTTGATGCGGATGCGCGTCGGGCGGTCGTCCAGCCCGGAGTCGTCACCCACGCGTTTCGCGACTTCGCGGCGGCGCACGGCCTGTGCTACCCACCCGACCCATCCTCCGAAGCAGGTTCCACGCTTGGCGGCAACGTGGCCACCAACGCCGGGGGCGCCAGCGCATTCAAATACGGCGTGACCCGCGACTTCGTCACGCGCCTGCGCGCCGTCACGGCCCGCGGTGAGGTGATCGAGGCCGCCCGCCCGGCCGATGGCCCGGTGGTCGACGCGCTGGTCGGCTCGGAAGGCACGCTCGGCATCGTCACCCGGATCGAGGTGCGGCTCATCGAGCCGCCGCCGGCACGGACGGTGCGCGCGGCGGCCTTCGACACTCCGACGGACGCGCTCGCCGTCGTGCCGTCGCTACTCGAGGCCGGCCTCGTGCCCGCCAAGCTGGAGTTTCTCGACGCGCAGACGATTCAGGCTATCGAGCGGGCGCGACCGCGGGGACTGCCCGAAGACGCGGGCGCCGTGCTGCTGGTAGAACTGGACGGCGAGCCCGAAGCGGTGCGGGCGGACGAGCTGCTGCTCCTCGAAGTCGTGGACCGGCAGAGCGCGGGCGTGGAGGTTGTCGGCGCCACCGTCGCCGAGCGCTGGTGGGCGGCGCGGCGCGGACTCACGGCCTCGCTGAGCCGCATTCGACCCGCCAAGATCGGCGAGGACATCTGCGTGCCCCGCCGCGCGTTGCCGGACACCTACGCGCGCATCCGCGGCGAAGCCGAGCGCCGCGGCGTCCCCATTGCCATCTTTGGCCACGCCGCCGACGGCACGCTCCACCCCAACATGCTGTACGACCCCAATGACCCGCCGGAGCGCGAGGCGGCGGCCGCCATGCTGGGCGTCATCGCCGACGTGGGGCTGGCCGCCGGCGGCGTGTTGTCAGGCGAGCATGGGCTTGGCCGGGTCAAGCGGGGATTTGTCTCGCAGGCCATGACCCCGGCGACGCTCGACGCCATGCGCGCCCTCAAGCAGGCCTTCGATCCGGATCAGCGCCTCAATCCCGGCGCCATGTGGCCGGCGGGCTAG